Genomic segment of Tomitella fengzijianii:
GTCGTCCAGGCCACATCCGCCCCGTCGTCGGCGCGCCGACACCGCCGGATCGCCCCCGGCCCCCGCGCCCGGGCCGCTGGGGCACGGGGGTGCGAAGATGGCCGGGTGACGGAGAATTTCCGCGTCGTGCTCGTCCGGCACGGCGAAACCGCATGGTCCGCGTCGGGCAGGCACACCGGCCGCACCGAGGTCGCTCTCACGGAGGAGGGCATCGAACAGGCCCGACGGCTGCCGCAGCTGCTGGCCCCCTTGCGGCTGGACGATCCTCTGGTGATCGCGAGCCCGCGTGCGCGCGCACTGGACACCGCGCGCCTGGCGGGCCTCGCGGTCGACGCCGTCGACGACAGACTGGCCGAGTGGGACTACGGCGACTACGAGGGCGTGACGACGACCGAGATCCGGAAGGCGGTCCCCGGCTGGACGGTGTGGACGCATCCGTGTCCCGGCGGCGAGACGGCCGCGCAGGTCGCTGCGCGGGCGGACGCGCTCCTGCGTTCCGTGGCCGGCCCGGGGGCGGAACGCGACGTGGTGCTCGTGGGCCACGGTCACTTCTCCCGGGCGCTGATGGCCCGCTGGATCGACGCGGATGTGACGCTGGGCGCGCGCGTGGCCATGCCCACCGCGGCGGTGGCCGAGCTGGGCCACGAGCACGAGTACCGGGTCGTCTGCTCCGTGGCAGGCCCGGGGCGACTGCCAGCACCGCACGAGGAGCCGATCCGATGACCGTCGACGTCCGCCGCGTCCGCCGCGGCGACGCCCCCGTGCTCGTGGAGCTCATCGAGGGGCTCGCGGAGTTCGAGCGCATGCGCGACCAGTGCACGGTGACCTCCGACCTGCTGGCCGACGCGCTGTTCACCCCGGACGCGGCGGTGTTCGGCCATGTCGTCGTGGAAGACGGGCGGATCGCCGGGATGGCGCTGTGGTACCTCACATTCAGCACGTGGGACGGAGTGCACGGCATCCACCTGGAGGACCTCTACGTGCGGCCCGGATCCCGCGGACGGGGGCACGGCCGCCGGCTGCTCGCCGCCCTGGCCTCGGTGTGCGCGGAGCGCGGCTACACCCGCCTCGAGTGGGAGGTGCTGAATTGGAATGCGGGCGCCATCCGGTTCTACGAATCGATCGGCGCGGTCGGGCGGGGCGAATGGACGCAGAACAGGCTCACCGGGGAGGCCCTCGCCGCCCTGGCGGCGGAAGGAGACGGACGGTGAACGGACACGGCGGAGAACCGACGGCATCCGACGCCGCGATCCCGGCGGATTCGGCAGCCCTGGCGGATTCGGCAGCCCTGGCGGATTCGGCAGCCCTGGCGGATTCGGCAGCCCTGGCGGAGATCACGGCGAAACAGCACATCCACGACGCCGTGATGCGCTACTGCCGGGGCATCGACCGGCTCGACATGACGGCGGTGCGCTCCGCGTACCACGCGGACGGCGTCGATCATCACACCGGATTCGACGGCCCCGTCGAGGGGTTCATCGAGTGGGTCGGGCCGCTGCTGCGCACCCTCGACGGAACCCGCCACGAGATCTCCAACCATCTTGCGCAGGTCAGCGGCGACCGGGCGGTGGCGGAGAGCTACGGCGTCGCCCGCCACTGGGGCGCACATCGTGCGATGAACTTCACGACCGGGCTGCGCTACGTCGACTACTTCGAACGTCGCGACGGCACGTGGGCCATCGTCGAGCGGTTCGCCGTGCGCGAATGGAACCGGTATGAGGGCCCGCCCGCCGACGATCCGTCCGCAGCGCGGGTCATCCGCATCGAACACGGCGCCGGCGACGGCCCGGCGGGCGCCCGGGACGCGACCGACCCCGTCTACCGGCTCCTGCAGCGGCTGGAATGACGGCCGGGGTCACGGCGCAGCGCTCGGAACGCGTCCCGTCGACCCCGCACCCGGACGGCCGAAGTCGCAGGCCGGGCGCCCGCGAAGACGTCAGTCGTCGGGATCGTCGGAGTCGTCCGACCGGCCTGCGTCGGGATCGGCGCGGTGCGCGTAGGGCCGGTTCATCCACTCCGATGTCCGCGGGTGCACGAGCAGGACGAACGCGGGCACGATGGCCAGGACGATAAGGATTCCCCAGGCCAGCTGGTGCGACTGGCCGAGCAGCGAGAACGCGAACGGCGCCAGCAGCACCTGGGTGATGATGGCGACACCGCGCCCGCCGCGCTTGCCCATCAGCAGCGTGACCCCGGCCGCCAGGACGCCGCCGAAAAGAACGCCGAACCAGGCGGCGGTGCCGTAGTAGCTGATGCCCTTGTCGTGATTGCCCACCAGCGCGGAGATCACGTAGAAGATCGCGATGCCGACGCCCACGACGCCCTCGCCGGTGACGATGCCGCCCGCGAGGCGCACCGTGTTGGGCGGGATTCCGGGTTCGGTCGGATGGGGGGCGGTCGAGGGGTCCCGCGGGTCGCGCGGCCTCGAACCGTCGTTGTCGTCGGGCACGCGGACAGCCTAGGACAGCATGTCCGGGGCGTGCCGCTAGGGTGTCTGAGCGTGCGCGCCCTCCTGATCGTCAACCCACACGCCACGTCCACCACCCCGGCGGGCCGTGACCTGCTGGCGCACGCCCTGGCCAGCAGGCTCGATCTGGAGGTGGTGCACACGACGCATCGCGGCCACGCCGCCGAGCTGTCGCACCGTGCCGCACTCGAAGGCGTCTCCGTGGTGGTCGTGCATGGCGGCGACGGCACCGTCAACGAGACCGTCAACGGCCTGTTGGGCCCGCCCCACCCCGATTCCGTGCGTGAGATCGCGCAGGGCCGCACTCCGTCCGTCTGCGTGGTCCCGGGCGGCTCGGCGAACGTCTTCGCGCGGTCGCTGGGAATCCGCCCGGACCCCGTCGAGGCCACCAACCAGGTGCTCGACCTGCTGGCGTCGCGGCAGCGGCGGCGCATCGGGCTGGGCCACTGCGACAACCGCTGGTTCACCTTCACCGCCGGCATGGGCGTCGACGCCCTGGTGGTGGAGGCGATGGAGGCCGCGCGACGCGCCGGTCACGCCGCCACGCCGTCCCGTTATCTGCGGACGACGGTGCGCGTGTTCCTGCGCAATGCGCGCCGCCCGGCGACGCTGTCGGTCGAGCTGCCCGGCCGGGATCCCGTGGACGGCGTCCACTACGCATTCGTGTCCAACACCTCACCGTGGACGTATCTGGGTGCGCGGGAAGTCCGGACCAATCCGGGCACGCGCTTCGACAGCGGCCTGGGGGTGTTCGGCATGCGGAGTATGGGCACCGCGACGAGCCTGCGGCTGTCGCGACAGCTGCTGTCCGCGACCGCGCGCCCGAAGAACAGGAACCTGGTGCACACCGATGACACGCCGTGCGTGCGGATCCGGAGCACCGAACCCGCCGCGTTCCAGATCGACGGCGATCACCTGGGGGTGCGCACGGACGTCACTTTCCACTCGGTGCCGGGGATCCTCGACGTCGTCGCCCCCACCGAACCCGACTGAGCCGCGGTTCCGGGCGAGGCCGTGCACTGAGCGGACGGAAAATTTCGCTAGCGTACACCACGTGTTGCGCGTAGCATCGGCGGGGTATGAATCCGACCGTCGAACCCCCGCCTGGCCCGCCCGGCGGCCGCACCGCGTGCATACGACGACCGGCCCGTCGCTTCGTGGGTCGCCGTGCACCGCGAACCGACTGCAGGCCGCCTTGCGCAGGTTGCACTCTGTTCACGTGACGTTGCCCACGACTTCACAAAACTCTATTGACATTACCCAAGTACGTGACAGCATTCATTGGCGGGGTTCACGAAGGCCTTTCCAGGAGATGGTCCGCAGCAACCGAACCGGTGGCGCGGAAGCCTTCCCGACCGCAAACGCAACACATATTTTTCTCATCAGATATCCGACGGTGCATGCACGCACCCAGTAAGGAGTGAGGGATGGACTGGCGCCATCGTGCCATCTGCCGCGACGAGGACCCGGAACTGTTCTTCCCGGTCGGCACGAGCGGTCCGGCGATTGCGCAGATCCAGACCGCCAAAGCGGTCTGCGCCCGCTGCCCCGTCGCATCCGAATGCCTCACCTGGGCGCTCGAGTCCGGACAGGACGCAGGCGTGTGGGGTGGCCTCAGCGAAGACGAGCGCCGTGCCCTGAAGCGGCGCAAGGCGCGCGCACGCACCCGCAGCGCAGTCTGAAGTCTCCGTCCGCCCCATCGGCGGCAGCAGGCGGGCCGGGCCTCCCACCGGGGGCCCGGCCCGCCTGCCTTTCTGGAATGCGGTCTGCGGTCTGAGGCCTTCGGTCGCCGGACTGCGCGTACCGGGCCGTCTCCCCCTGCCCTCTATGCCCCTGCCCTCTATGTGCCCCCTACGCCCTCATTCCCGACTCCGCACCGCGGGCATTCGCACGATCGCATCCGTGCCGCCTCCTTCGGCGGAACCCAGGCTGAATTCTCCCCCCAGGTCGGCGCCCACCAGTGTCCGTACGATCTGCAACCCCAGGCGCGGCGAATCCTCCACCGTGAACCCGTCGGGCACGCCGCGGCCGTCGTCGTGCACGGTGACCTCCAGAGTCCGGGCCGATCGCACGGCGTCGATGGTCACGTCCCCGGCCTCGGCCACACCCTCGTAGCCGTGTTCGATCGCGTTCTGCACCAGCTCCACCATCACCATCACCAGCGGCGTGGCCCTGTCCGCCCCCAAACTGCCCAATCCGCCCCGCCGCCGGA
This window contains:
- a CDS encoding acid phosphatase; this encodes MTENFRVVLVRHGETAWSASGRHTGRTEVALTEEGIEQARRLPQLLAPLRLDDPLVIASPRARALDTARLAGLAVDAVDDRLAEWDYGDYEGVTTTEIRKAVPGWTVWTHPCPGGETAAQVAARADALLRSVAGPGAERDVVLVGHGHFSRALMARWIDADVTLGARVAMPTAAVAELGHEHEYRVVCSVAGPGRLPAPHEEPIR
- a CDS encoding GNAT family N-acetyltransferase — encoded protein: MTVDVRRVRRGDAPVLVELIEGLAEFERMRDQCTVTSDLLADALFTPDAAVFGHVVVEDGRIAGMALWYLTFSTWDGVHGIHLEDLYVRPGSRGRGHGRRLLAALASVCAERGYTRLEWEVLNWNAGAIRFYESIGAVGRGEWTQNRLTGEALAALAAEGDGR
- a CDS encoding nuclear transport factor 2 family protein codes for the protein MNGHGGEPTASDAAIPADSAALADSAALADSAALADSAALAEITAKQHIHDAVMRYCRGIDRLDMTAVRSAYHADGVDHHTGFDGPVEGFIEWVGPLLRTLDGTRHEISNHLAQVSGDRAVAESYGVARHWGAHRAMNFTTGLRYVDYFERRDGTWAIVERFAVREWNRYEGPPADDPSAARVIRIEHGAGDGPAGARDATDPVYRLLQRLE
- a CDS encoding diacylglycerol/lipid kinase family protein, with product MRALLIVNPHATSTTPAGRDLLAHALASRLDLEVVHTTHRGHAAELSHRAALEGVSVVVVHGGDGTVNETVNGLLGPPHPDSVREIAQGRTPSVCVVPGGSANVFARSLGIRPDPVEATNQVLDLLASRQRRRIGLGHCDNRWFTFTAGMGVDALVVEAMEAARRAGHAATPSRYLRTTVRVFLRNARRPATLSVELPGRDPVDGVHYAFVSNTSPWTYLGAREVRTNPGTRFDSGLGVFGMRSMGTATSLRLSRQLLSATARPKNRNLVHTDDTPCVRIRSTEPAAFQIDGDHLGVRTDVTFHSVPGILDVVAPTEPD
- a CDS encoding WhiB family transcriptional regulator — protein: MDWRHRAICRDEDPELFFPVGTSGPAIAQIQTAKAVCARCPVASECLTWALESGQDAGVWGGLSEDERRALKRRKARARTRSAV